From a single Sorghum bicolor cultivar BTx623 chromosome 5, Sorghum_bicolor_NCBIv3, whole genome shotgun sequence genomic region:
- the LOC8064390 gene encoding jasmonic acid-amido synthetase JAR2: MPEKKTQAAFCGEAVIADLEALTRDAAAVQRDTLCRILGDNASAQYLRCRGLDGRTDAASFRACVPLATHADIEPYIARIADGDTSALLTAKPITSMSLSSGTTQGKRKYLPFNQVLVKSTTRNKALYDGLLVTF, translated from the exons ATGCCGGAGAAGAAGACACAGGCCGCGTTCTGCGGCGAGGCGGTGATCGCCGACTTGGAGGCGCTGACGCGGGATGCCGCAGCCGTGCAGCGGGACACGCTGTGCCGGATCCTCGGTGACAACGCCAGCGCGCAGTACCTCCGGTGCCGTGGCCTCGACGGACGCACCGACGCCGCCAGCTTCAGGGCGTGCGTGCCGCTCGCCACGCACGCCGACATCGAGCCCTACATTGCGCGCATCGCCGACGGCGACACCTCCGCGCTGCTCACCGCCAAGCCCATCACATCCATGTCCCTCAG CTCCGGCACGACGCAGGGGAAGCGCAAGTACCTGCCCTTCAACCAGGTGCTCGTCAAGTCCACTACAAGAAATAAGGCTTTATATGACGGTTTACTGGTGACGTTCTAA